TATTTTAATTAAGCCCTAACTAAATTTAATTTATTATTAATAAAACTCCACTCTATAAACAACTTTTGCATATTTACTAAAGAATTTTTTTGTTGACTACCATTTTCACTAACTGTTCTCTTGACTTTTTTTATATTATTTTGTGTTATATTAACAGATTTTGTATCTTGACAAAAAGGTTTAGTCTATAAAAAAGGAAATAAAATAACTATCAAAGAAGTAGCGAATTATATACAAATGAATAATCACACCATCTATTCATCCCGTAAAATAACACAATCTATATCACAAAATAAACTCGACTGCACTGAAAAAAGCTTCTTAACCAAAATCTTGAGGCAACGGCAGTTTAAAAAACTTTGATTAAATGGAGATAAAAGATGAGTGAAAAGATTAATAAATCGGTGAAGATAGATATCAAGGAAGGCTTAAAAAAGATTTACCCTGAAATATTCGAAGATAATAAGATTAATTTTGAAAAGTTGAAATCTTTATTAACTGGCGAAATTATTGAAAATGAAGACGATAGGTTTTATTTTAACTGGGCGGGAAAAAGCAATCTTTACAAACTTATTCAAGCACCTGCTTATGGAACCTTAAAACCAGATATGGAAAAATCTATAGATTTTGTTAATACAGAGAATATTATAATTGCTGGTGAAAATTTAGAGACACTAAAACTTTTGCTTAAACCCTACTTTGGTAAAGTGAAAATGATTTATATCGATCCACCTTATAATACCGGAAAGGATTTTATTTATCGTGATAATTTTAAGGAACCATTGAAGGATTATTTAGAGAAAACAGGTCAGATTGATAACAAAGGAAATAAACTTACAACAAATACAGAAGCAAGCGGAAGATATCACTCTGACTGGCTTAATTTTATGTATCCAAGATTGTTTTTGGCAAGAAGTTTATTAAGAGACGATGGCGTTATTTTTATTTCAATAGACGACCATGAAGTCCATCACTTGAGAATGATCATGGATGAGATTTTTGGGGAAGAGAATTTTGTAACCAATTTTATTTGGAAGAAGAAATCTACCTCAACTAATGTTGAAGGGGTTCAAGTGAGTTCATTGACGGATTATGTTTTAACTTATGGAAAAACTATTAACTCCAAACTAAAAACCAGAATTAGACCAAAGGAGACTAGAAGTTATCCATATGAAGACGCAGAAGGTAGATATCGTTTGACAATTATTGAAAAAAAACATGCTGGCGCATATCAACGAGAATCTATGCGTTTCCCAATTATTGGAGTTTATCCACGTGAGGGTAAGAGGTGGCAAATTGGTATAAAAACAGCCAAGGAATTAGAGAGGAAAAATCGGTTCATTTTAGACAATGGGATAGTTAAGTTAAAAATCTACGAATTTGAAGATAAAGATACTATTTCAGCTCAACCTAATTTACTTGACAAACAAGGAAGTACTGATATTGCACAAAAAATGCTTACAGATATTTTA
The DNA window shown above is from Deferribacterota bacterium and carries:
- a CDS encoding site-specific DNA-methyltransferase, coding for MSEKINKSVKIDIKEGLKKIYPEIFEDNKINFEKLKSLLTGEIIENEDDRFYFNWAGKSNLYKLIQAPAYGTLKPDMEKSIDFVNTENIIIAGENLETLKLLLKPYFGKVKMIYIDPPYNTGKDFIYRDNFKEPLKDYLEKTGQIDNKGNKLTTNTEASGRYHSDWLNFMYPRLFLARSLLRDDGVIFISIDDHEVHHLRMIMDEIFGEENFVTNFIWKKKSTSTNVEGVQVSSLTDYVLTYGKTINSKLKTRIRPKETRSYPYEDAEGRYRLTIIEKKHAGAYQRESMRFPIIGVYPREGKRWQIGIKTAKELERKNRFILDNGIVKLKIYEFEDKDTISAQPNLLDKQGSTDIAQKMLTDIL